A part of Halobacillus shinanisalinarum genomic DNA contains:
- the blaI gene encoding penicillinase repressor BlaI: MTKKIPNISESEWEVMHVLWKKVPQTANEVISSLQEQTDWKPKTVRTLLDRLSRKNVIGVNKDRRVYTFFPLYSQDECQHAEAQSFIQRIYGGTLKSMLVQFIEEDSLSEEDIKELRSILDEKPKKRESNDDEK, from the coding sequence ATGACAAAGAAAATCCCGAATATTTCCGAATCAGAATGGGAAGTTATGCATGTGCTGTGGAAAAAGGTTCCACAAACGGCCAATGAAGTTATATCCTCCTTGCAGGAGCAGACGGATTGGAAGCCGAAAACCGTACGAACTCTTTTGGATCGTCTGTCTCGTAAAAATGTGATCGGTGTCAATAAAGATCGGAGGGTTTATACTTTTTTTCCGCTCTATTCACAAGATGAGTGTCAGCACGCTGAGGCACAGTCATTTATTCAGCGAATTTATGGCGGAACGTTAAAGTCGATGCTGGTTCAGTTCATCGAGGAGGACTCTTTGTCAGAAGAGGATATTAAAGAATTACGTTCGATTTTGGATGAAAAGCCTAAAAAAAGGGAATCAAATGATGATGAAAAATGA
- a CDS encoding fructose bisphosphate aldolase, translating to MNNKQFDKIKNGKGFIAALDQSGGSTPKALAAYGVPEDSYSGEDEMFDLVHQMRTRIITSPAFDCDHILGAILFEQTMDREIEGKYTADYLADKGVVPFLKVDKGLAKKEHGVQLMKPINDLDETLRRANERNIFGTKMRSVIHEPNPSAIKAVVDQQFEVGKRIVASDLIPIIEPEVNIHSEDKEKSEEILRDEIIKHLNTLSEDENVMLKLTIPTKANAYKELIEHPRVVRVVALSGGYSREEANEKLKENDELIASFSRALSADLNANQSEEDFNTALKNAVDSIYDASVNKK from the coding sequence ATGAACAACAAACAATTCGATAAAATCAAAAACGGAAAAGGATTTATCGCTGCACTCGACCAAAGTGGTGGAAGTACGCCGAAAGCATTGGCAGCGTATGGTGTGCCGGAAGATTCTTATTCTGGTGAGGATGAAATGTTTGATTTGGTCCACCAAATGCGGACAAGAATCATCACGTCTCCTGCATTTGATTGTGACCATATCCTTGGCGCCATCCTATTCGAGCAGACGATGGACCGCGAAATCGAAGGCAAATATACAGCGGATTACCTTGCTGATAAAGGGGTTGTCCCTTTCCTCAAAGTGGATAAAGGACTAGCCAAAAAAGAACACGGTGTACAGCTCATGAAACCGATTAATGATTTGGATGAGACACTACGACGTGCTAACGAACGAAACATTTTCGGTACCAAAATGCGTTCTGTCATCCATGAACCAAATCCAAGCGCGATTAAGGCTGTTGTGGATCAGCAATTCGAAGTAGGAAAACGCATCGTCGCTTCTGACCTCATACCGATTATTGAGCCGGAAGTCAATATTCACAGTGAAGATAAAGAAAAATCTGAGGAAATCCTGCGTGATGAAATTATTAAACACTTAAATACCTTATCAGAAGACGAAAACGTAATGCTGAAGCTCACGATTCCAACGAAAGCCAATGCCTATAAAGAATTAATCGAGCACCCGCGCGTTGTTCGGGTCGTTGCTCTTTCAGGCGGCTATTCTCGTGAGGAAGCAAATGAGAAGTTAAAAGAAAATGATGAGCTCATAGCGAGCTTCTCCCGGGCGCTGTCTGCTGACTTAAATGCCAATCAATCTGAAGAAGATTTTAACACCGCATTGAAGAATGCTGTCGATTCAATTTACGATGCTTCTGTGAATAAAAAATAG
- a CDS encoding DUF1292 domain-containing protein — MTLEKEERIIIPDENGEEHSFEVLFAFDVGQTEASYVSVVPAEQKEGEDVEVFTFRYEEKANDEDDLAIYHIESDEEWELVDEKLNTLTKEESI; from the coding sequence ATGACATTAGAAAAGGAAGAACGAATTATTATCCCTGACGAGAACGGAGAAGAACACTCATTTGAAGTATTGTTCGCATTTGATGTAGGTCAAACGGAAGCATCTTATGTTTCAGTAGTCCCTGCCGAACAAAAAGAAGGCGAGGACGTAGAAGTATTCACTTTCCGTTATGAGGAAAAAGCGAATGATGAGGATGATCTTGCCATATACCATATCGAATCCGATGAAGAATGGGAATTGGTCGATGAAAAGCTGAACACTCTAACAAAAGAGGAATCCATTTAA